One Buteo buteo chromosome 31, bButBut1.hap1.1, whole genome shotgun sequence genomic region harbors:
- the LOC142026107 gene encoding olfactory receptor 14A16-like, with protein MSNGSSMTEFCLLAFADMQELQLLHFWLFLGIYLAALLGNGLVITAIACDHRLHTPMYFFLLNLSLLDLGSISTTVPKSMANSLRDTRGISFLGCAAQVFFVFFLFGAEYSLLTVMAYDRYVAICKPLHYRTLLGSGACVHMAAAAWGCGFLNAALHTANTFSLPLCQGNAVDQFFCEIPQILKLSCSHSYLREARLLLVSVCLAFGCFVFIVLSYMQIFRAVLKFPSKQGRHRAFSTCLPHLAVVSLFISTAIFAHLKPPSISSPSLDLVVAVLYSVLPPAVNPLIYSMRNQELKAGIRKVISGMFLNRDKLSVSLHK; from the coding sequence ATGTCCAACGGCAGTTCCATGACTGAGTTCtgcctcctggcatttgcagacatgcaggagctgcagctcttgcacttctggctcttcctgggcatctacctggctgccctcctgggaaACGGCCTCGTCATCACAGCCATAGCCTGCGACCACCGCCTCCACacacccatgtacttcttcctcctcaacctctcccttCTCGActtgggctccatctccaccactgtccccaaatccatggCCAATTCCCTCCGGGACACCAGGGGCATTTCCTTCTTGGGATGTGCTGCCCAGGTCTTCTTTGTATTCTTCTTGTTTGGTGCAGAGTACTCTCTCCTCACTGTCATGGCCTATgaccgctacgttgccatctgcaaacccctgcactacaggaccctcctgggcagcggagcttgtgtccacatggcagcagctgcctggggctgtgggttCCTCAATGCTGCGCTGCAcactgccaatacattttcactacccCTCTGCCAGGGCAATGCTgtggaccagttcttctgtgaaatcccccagatcctcaagctctcctgctcacaCTCCTACCTGAGGGAAGCCAGGCTTCTTTTGGTTAGTGTCTGTTTAGCATTTGGGTGTTTcgttttcattgtgctgtcctaTATGCAGATTTTCAGGGCTGTGTTGAAGTTCCCCTCTAAACAGGGACGGCACAGagccttttccacgtgcctCCCTCACTTGGCCGTGGTCTCCCTGTTTATCAGCACTGCCATATTTGCCcacctgaagcccccctccatctcctccccgtCCCTGGACCTGGTGGTGGCAGTTCTGTACTCGGTGCTGCCTCCAGCAGTGAACcccctcatctacagcatgaggaaCCAGGAGCTCAAGGCTGGCATTAGGAAAGTGATTTCAGGGATGTTTCTCAATAGGGATAAACTTTCTGTGTCTCTCCACAAATGA